One Gossypium hirsutum isolate 1008001.06 chromosome A11, Gossypium_hirsutum_v2.1, whole genome shotgun sequence genomic window carries:
- the LOC107895437 gene encoding proline dehydrogenase 2, mitochondrial — protein MATRVLSSSPKLLNNLRSFIKPLNSASAAAASPLNFDEKPELSTVEKQHPIATTRHQPTTNLDLDDHQKLFASVPTLKLLRSSVNLGLAANETFVDFGMWVMNSRLMETPLLRDIILKTVKHTFFEHFCAGETTTEAGECVRKIQEAGLRGMLVYAVEHTSDNAGCDRNLEGFLQSVEFAKSLPPSSVSFVIAKITAICPISLLKRMSDLLRWQYKDSSLNLPWKLNTLPIFTDSSPLYHTLQRPQPLTPQEESDLELAHQRLLKLCQKCTQYNVPLTIDAEDTSIQPAIDYFTYSSAIMYNKDDNPIVYGTMQAYLKDARERLFNTARTAEKLGIPMGFKLVRGAYMSSETKLASSLGFDSPVHNTIQDTHACFNDCASFMIEKIADGYGGLILATHNLESGKLAASKARNLGIEKGNQKLEFAQLYGMSEALSFGLRNAGFQVSKYLPYGPVDMVMPYLLRRAEENRGLLSTSSLDRTLMGKELKRRLKSLQFAKPEMAATAAGSMKIEIGTP, from the exons atggcaacaagAGTTCTCTCATCATCACCGAAGCTCCTCAACAACCTCCGCTCCTTCATCAAGCCTCTCAACTCCGCCTCTGCTGCGGCCGCCTCACCCCTCAATTTCGACGAAAAACCTGAGCTTTCCACCGTCGAGAAACAGCACCCAATTGCAACAACTCGTCATCAACCAACCACAAACCTTGACCTTGATGATCACCAGAAGCTTTTCGCTTCGGTTCCGACGTTGAAGCTTTTACGTTCTTCGGTCAATCTCGGCTTGGCTGCCAACGAGACGTTCGTCGATTTCGGGATGTGGGTTATGAATTCCCGGCTTATGGAAACGCCTCTGCTACGTGACATCATATTGAAAACAGTCAAACACACCTTCTTCGAACATTTCTGCGCCGGTGAAACAACGACGGAGGCCGGCGAGTGCGTGAGGAAAATCCAGGAGGCTGGTCTGCGAGGGATGCTTGTTTACGCCGTCGAACACACCAGCGATAACGCCGGATGTGACCGGAATTTGGAGGGCTTTTTACAGAGTGTCGAATTCGCCAAGTCACTTCCACCTTCATCT GTAAGCTTTGTGATAGCGAAGATAACAGCAATATGTCCCATTAGTCTACTAAAGAGAATGAGTGATTTATTAAGGTGGCAATACAAAGACTCATCATTGAACCTTCCATGGAAACTCAACACATTGCCAATTTTCACCGACTCCAGTCCGTTGTACCATACACTCCAAAGACCCCAGCCATTAACCCCACAAGAAGAATCGGATCTTGAGTTGGCACACCAAAGACTGTTAAAACTTTGCCAAAAATGCACGCAGTACAACGTACCTTTAACCATTGATGCCGAAGACACGTCGATTCAACCCGCCATCGATTACTTCACGTACTCCTCGGCCATCATGTATAATAAAGATGATAACCCCATTGTCTACGGCACGATGCAAGCTTACTTGAAAGACGCGAGGGAGCGGCTGTTTAACACGGCGAGGACGGCGGAGAAGCTGGGGATTCCTATGGGGTTTAAGCTGGTGAGAGGCGCTTACATGTCGAGCGAAACCAAGTTGGCTTCTTCCTTAGGGTTCGATTCGCCGGTTCACAACACCATTCAAGACACCCATGCTTGTTTCAATGATTGTGCTTCGTTTATGATTGAGAAGATTGCTGATGGGTATGGCGGACTCATTCTAGCAACTCATAATCTTGAGTCAG GGAAATTGGCAGCATCGAAAGCACGAAATTTAGGAATTGAGAAGGGGAATCAAAAGCTTGAATTTGCACAGTTATATGGAATGTCGGAAGCGCTGTCGTTTGGATTGAGAAACGCAGGGTTTCAAGTTAGCAAATACTTACCCTATGGACCAGTTGATATGGTAATGCCATACCTTTTAAGGAGAGCCGAAGAAAATAGAGGACTCTTATCAACTTCAAGCCTTGATAGAACTCTCATGGG GAAGGAGTTGAAGAGAAGATTAAAGAGCCTGCAATTTGCGAAGCCAGAGATGGCAGCTACAGCAGCAGGTAGCATGAAGATAGAAATAGGGACCCCATAA